From the genome of Mustela lutreola isolate mMusLut2 chromosome 16, mMusLut2.pri, whole genome shotgun sequence, one region includes:
- the TLE7 gene encoding transducin-like enhancer protein 7 isoform X2 yields MSREEDEALFRILRIYDEPEEMSNVPQSSDISSQSHQAQSQPEGVYGMPPQAPSFLTQRGLLYQETSAGIPQQWVLPTLGRSELQASGLPQAEPEAAAELAPSFLPGPRFGQPCPSPPPREEVWSFFRTVPPVPNEAVVRQRVPRRCWKVGRLLHGKKVYAVAISSSTHHVYTCGHGYIKVWDESALHAFSKAPQAQLDLQDHQNCVLACKLFPDEQCLITGGLSQSLTLWDLAPTPRVRAQLASTGPLCYSLALSSNAQICLACFKGFVEIWDLQNQILIRKHEVPEYGSRCVDITGNKFWTGGEDTRLYSWDLRSYQRLQEHELRHEILSITHEPTEEWVLVGLRTSDIIILHTHRPEKFKAVLHKYVNHHNLKFASCGSYFVTAIDESIHCIAAPSLQRLFQVEEPTDVLCCDVSADNQYLVTGSKNNATVYQLLY; encoded by the exons ATGAGTAGAGAGGAGGATGAGGCATTGTTTCGTATACTCCGTATTTATGATGAGCCAGAGGAGATGAGCAATGTGCCCCAAAGCTCTGATATTTCCTCCCAGTCCCACCAAGCACAGTCCCAACCAGAGGGGGTGTATGGAATGCCCCCGCAGGCCCCCAGTTTCCTGACACAGCGTGGCCTGCTTTATCAGGAGACGAGCGCCGGCATCCCACAGCAGTGGGTCCTCCCGACTCTGGGCAGATCTGAACTCCAGGCCAGTGGTCTCCCCCAGGCAGAGCCAGAAGCAGCCGCAGAGCTGGCCCCCAG CTTCCTGCCAGGACCCAGGTTTG GCCAGCCTTGCCCCTCACCTCCGCCCAGGGAAGAAGTCTGGTCGTTCTTCAGGACAGTT CCGCCTGTTCCCAATGAAGCGGTGGTCAGGCAGAGGGTCCCCCGGCGGTGCTGGAAGGTTGGCAGGCTCCTCCACGGGAAGAAAGTCTACGCCGTGGCCATCAGCAGCTCGACTCACCACGTGTACACGTGTGGCCACGGCTACATTAAGGTCTGggacgagagtgccctgcatgcCTTCAGCAAGGCCCCACAGGCCCAGCTGGACTTGCAG GACCACCAGAACTGTGTCCTGGCCTGCAAGCTGTTCCCGGACGAGCAGTGCCTCATCACCGGGGGTCTGTCCCAGAGCCTGACCCTGTGGGATCTGGCACCCACACCGCGCGTCAGGGCCCAGCTGGCCTCCACGGGCCCCCTGTGCTATTCCCTGGCGCTCTCCTCCAATGCCCAGATCTGCTTGGCGTGTTTCAAAGGATTTGTTGAGATTTGGGATTTGCAGAACCAAATCTTGATCAG GAAGCACGAGGTCCCTGAATATGGGTCCCGCTGCGTGGACATCACAGGCAATAAGTTCTGGACAGGAGGTGAAGACACCAGACTCTATTCCTGGGACCTGAGGAGCTACCAGAGGTTGCAGGAGCACGAGTTACGGCATGAG ATCCTCAGCATTACCCACGAGCCCACTGAGGAGTGGGTGCTGGTAGGCCTGAGAACAAGCGACATCATAATTCTCCACACACACCGGCCGGAGAAGTTTAAGGCAGTCTTGCATAAATACGTCAACCACCACAACCTCAAGTTTGCCTCCTGTG GGAGCTACTTTGTGACCGCGATCGACGAGTCGATCCACTGCATAGCCGCACCTTCTCTACAAAGGTTGTTTCAG GTAGAGGAGCCGACAGATGTCCTGTGTTGTGATGTGTCTGCTGACAACCAGTATCTGGTCACGGGCTCCAAGAACAATGCCACGGTTTACCAGCTCTTGTACTGA
- the TLE7 gene encoding transducin-like enhancer protein 7 isoform X1, which translates to MSREEDEALFRILRIYDEPEEMSNVPQSSDISSQSHQAQSQPEGVYGMPPQAPSFLTQRGLLYQETSAGIPQQWVLPTLGRSELQASGLPQAEPEAAAELAPSFLPGPRFGQPCPSPPPREEVWSFFRTVPPVPNEAVVRQRVPRRCWKVGRLLHGKKVYAVAISSSTHHVYTCGHGYIKVWDESALHAFSKAPQAQLDLQDHQNCVLACKLFPDEQCLITGGLSQSLTLWDLAPTPRVRAQLASTGPLCYSLALSSNAQICLACFKGFVEIWDLQNQILIRKHEVPEYGSRCVDITGNKFWTGGEDTRLYSWDLRSYQRLQEHELRHEILSITHEPTEEWVLVGLRTSDIIILHTHRPEKFKAVLHKYVNHHNLKFASCGEWKPGDPSRGPVPNPQGCLVFCRVWVQPCFRLCSSLPSPKPGRVETQVSGSLLLSPLHLLLHCCLSPHLLASYLSSVPIRLLSDSPCNGAFLHRTAAWRPGPAEKA; encoded by the exons ATGAGTAGAGAGGAGGATGAGGCATTGTTTCGTATACTCCGTATTTATGATGAGCCAGAGGAGATGAGCAATGTGCCCCAAAGCTCTGATATTTCCTCCCAGTCCCACCAAGCACAGTCCCAACCAGAGGGGGTGTATGGAATGCCCCCGCAGGCCCCCAGTTTCCTGACACAGCGTGGCCTGCTTTATCAGGAGACGAGCGCCGGCATCCCACAGCAGTGGGTCCTCCCGACTCTGGGCAGATCTGAACTCCAGGCCAGTGGTCTCCCCCAGGCAGAGCCAGAAGCAGCCGCAGAGCTGGCCCCCAG CTTCCTGCCAGGACCCAGGTTTG GCCAGCCTTGCCCCTCACCTCCGCCCAGGGAAGAAGTCTGGTCGTTCTTCAGGACAGTT CCGCCTGTTCCCAATGAAGCGGTGGTCAGGCAGAGGGTCCCCCGGCGGTGCTGGAAGGTTGGCAGGCTCCTCCACGGGAAGAAAGTCTACGCCGTGGCCATCAGCAGCTCGACTCACCACGTGTACACGTGTGGCCACGGCTACATTAAGGTCTGggacgagagtgccctgcatgcCTTCAGCAAGGCCCCACAGGCCCAGCTGGACTTGCAG GACCACCAGAACTGTGTCCTGGCCTGCAAGCTGTTCCCGGACGAGCAGTGCCTCATCACCGGGGGTCTGTCCCAGAGCCTGACCCTGTGGGATCTGGCACCCACACCGCGCGTCAGGGCCCAGCTGGCCTCCACGGGCCCCCTGTGCTATTCCCTGGCGCTCTCCTCCAATGCCCAGATCTGCTTGGCGTGTTTCAAAGGATTTGTTGAGATTTGGGATTTGCAGAACCAAATCTTGATCAG GAAGCACGAGGTCCCTGAATATGGGTCCCGCTGCGTGGACATCACAGGCAATAAGTTCTGGACAGGAGGTGAAGACACCAGACTCTATTCCTGGGACCTGAGGAGCTACCAGAGGTTGCAGGAGCACGAGTTACGGCATGAG ATCCTCAGCATTACCCACGAGCCCACTGAGGAGTGGGTGCTGGTAGGCCTGAGAACAAGCGACATCATAATTCTCCACACACACCGGCCGGAGAAGTTTAAGGCAGTCTTGCATAAATACGTCAACCACCACAACCTCAAGTTTGCCTCCTGTGGTGAGTGGAAGCCAGGTGACCCCTCTAGGGGTCCTGTTCCTAACCCCCAAGGATGTCTGGTCTTCTGCAGAGTCTGGGTCCAGCCTTGTTTCAGGCTCTgttcttccctccccagccccaagccGGGCAGAGTGGAGACCCAGGTGTCCGGTTCCCTGCTGCTGTCACCTCTGCACCTGCTTCTCCActgctgcctctccccccatCTCCTGGCCTCCTACCTGTCTTCTGTCCCCATCCGTCTGCTCTCCGACTCTCCCTGTAACGGTGCCTTCCTACACAGAACAGCAGCCTGGAGACCAGGGCCAGCAGAAAAGGCATGA